CCGACTATTTCCGACAAAACGTAGGGATTGTTCTCGACGACTCCCGCGACATTGCCTGGTCCAAGTTCGCGGGCTATTTTCTCTGCGGTCTTCTGCCCGACACCGAATTTCGACAGATAAATGAGAACATTTCTCGCCTCGGCGTCTTTCTTCCATTCGCGATCAATTTCCTCGGCGGCTTTTTTTCTCAGACCTTTTATTTCACGGAGTTTTTCGGGATGATTATCTAGTACGAAGGCCGTTTTTTCGCCGAAGGCTTCCACTACTTTTTCAGCCGTCTTTTTTCCAACTCCTTTTATTCTTCCTCCGCCAAGAAATGCCAAAATTCCTTTTTTTGAATTTATGTCTTCCGGAAAGGCTGATTTAACGGAAAATTGCCTGCCGAATTTCGGATGGACTGCCCATTCGCCCGTCAGCTTATACACTCTGCCCTGAGTCGGAACAGGTATGGATCCTGCGGCAATGAATTCGGAGGAGTTTTTGAATTTGGCGACTGAAAACGTTCTGTCTCTGTTTTCGTATATAAGCTTGACGAGTTCGGCTCTGATTTCCATTCTCAAAGCGACGACGAGAGAAAATCCTTCATCGAATACAAACCGGCACTTCGTTCAGAAAACCAGAAAAGAGCCTCCAAAGCTCCCCTTGCAAAAACCTCTCTCGATATCGCTCTGTGGTGGAATTCGATCATCTCTCCGGGTTTGGCGAAGTATATCCAGTGATCACCCGGTATGTCCGCCGCTCTGATCGAGTGTATCCTGGACGATTCAATTCCCGCCGCATCAGCGAGCAGTAAAGCCGTTCCGCTCGGAGCGTCTTTCTTGGCCCGGTGGTGAGCTTCGACGATCTCGGTTTCGAAAGTTTTAAGGATTCGGAAATTATCCGCGAGAATTTTCTGAAGGAGGTTAATGCCTATTGACATGTTCGGAGAATAAAATACCGGTATTTTTACTGAAGCGTTTTTCAGAAAAGATTTCTGTTCGGGATTTAATCCTGTAGTCCCGGAAAAAAAAGGAGTTTGGTGTTTCAGCGAAATCTTGAGCGCGTTCTCAAATCCCGACGGTGATGAAAAGTCGACCACCGCGTCTCCCGAAGAACTGTCTGTTAAAATATTTCCGGCGTCGTGGGCAGATACAAGAGAGAATCTCCTGTCTTCACTTATCAGTTCCGTCATGAGCTTGCCCATCTTTCCATCGGAACCGTTTAAAACAACTTTTATCTCTTCTTTCATACAGTTCAAGTGACGAAACGCGCGAGCAATTCTTTAACGGCGCTGAATTCTGTCGTGATAGCGGCAACTTTCATGTCTTTTTTCTCTTCGTCAATTTCCATCCTGTCGGACCGCTGAATGCTGTCCAAATAGGCGTTCCCTGTGGCGTCGTCGCTCGTCGGGCTCCATCCTTTGTAAGCTGTCTTCGGTTTGTACAATATGACTTTGGCTCCCCAGTCGCTCAATCCCTTTACGTAATCTCCGGTTCTCGACGTCAAAATGATCACGTTTTCAGGTTTGATGGATTCTTTGTCAAAATGAGTAATGAGGAAAGAAGGATTCGGGATTTCAAGCCAGCCTTTTTCGAAAATTTTTATTTGCCTGTATATGTTTTTTATTTTTTTTTCGGCTATAAGATCTTCTATTGATTTCGGCTGAAAAGCTATGAAAGTGATTTTCAGATTTTTTATCATCCTTATATCTTTTAGTTGAGGAACTATGTCGTCAAAAAACCTGACGTGATTCATGTAATTTTTTCTGATTTCTTTGTTAATGCGCTGTTTCAAAGTGTCCCAATTGTCTTTTCCCAGCAGCCGGGTGCCGAGTATGTTGAAGGGAGGCCCTTTTCTCTTTTCCCTTATCAAAGCTTCTCTCATGGCCAAAAGTCTCGGAAACGTAATTGTTTTACCGAGTTCACTCGCCCTCTCCCACATCCTTTTATAAATGTAGGCGTATATCTTGTCTTCATTTATGAGCGTGTTTTCGAGTTCTATGAAGAGCCAGTACGTTCTCATTAAAACTGTTTAATCCTTGTTTTCGGTTAATTGGGCTTCATTTCGCAATCAGAACAACACAAAAATAAACA
This is a stretch of genomic DNA from candidate division WOR-3 bacterium. It encodes these proteins:
- a CDS encoding 4-hydroxy-tetrahydrodipicolinate reductase, yielding MNCMKEEIKVVLNGSDGKMGKLMTELISEDRRFSLVSAHDAGNILTDSSSGDAVVDFSSPSGFENALKISLKHQTPFFSGTTGLNPEQKSFLKNASVKIPVFYSPNMSIGINLLQKILADNFRILKTFETEIVEAHHRAKKDAPSGTALLLADAAGIESSRIHSIRAADIPGDHWIYFAKPGEMIEFHHRAISREVFARGALEALFWFSERSAGLYSMKDFLSSSL